One genomic window of Meles meles chromosome 3, mMelMel3.1 paternal haplotype, whole genome shotgun sequence includes the following:
- the CEP72 gene encoding centrosomal protein of 72 kDa isoform X12, with protein sequence MVERRLLPQKEGLASLTCRPRVPAAAKWRDVGKQAELQSLSIPGTYQEKITHLGTSLVNLTGLKSLDLSRNSLVSLEGVQYLTALESLSLYYNSISSLAEVLRLHCLPALAHVDLRLNPVVKTEADYRLFVVHALPKLRQLDDRPVRESERQASRLHFASEEESLSSERSFPAGFIVRRPCHSRALCADPSAKKCLVMDADDEAVLNLIAECEWDLSNPPGSTSSSQREREADLHSSQESRHLLSPRSAQPQCGDSVKKGHEKRKGSSRGCGPEKRLQNQLPLPCGQHVPFTARPDSADTEDSTPSEKSSLSAEKVFNPWPAPEQYRRRRAPGRRSQAPADQAGLRRLERPTVSWNPEETLSRQSDLEGRSERTLSRSEVSEPEDGGPCGRSGPGEVAGGRLSEHMKDPGSRHPCLRTSVQTWLPMEVGFPNRTPLCRPGRSPCWRRPCWRRSSTWWTGSGAAASPCVAVRCSGGSAFSVPVGAGACQQVLPVRRPWAPPGAGLWWPFSFSCSQDSLRSRSPQLLIP encoded by the exons CTGAGCTCCAGTCATTGTCTATTCCTGGAACTTACCAAGAAAAGATTACTCACCTGGGAACTTCTCTGGTGAACCTAACTGGTCTGAAGTCTCTAGACCTCTCACGCAACTCCTTGGTGAGTCTAGAG GGCGTCCAGTACCTGACCGCGCTGGAGAGCCTCAGCCTCTACTACAACAGCATCTCCTCGCTAGCCGAGGTGCTGCGGCTGCACTGCCTGCCGGCGCTCGCCCACGTGGACCTCCGGCTGAACCCCGTGGTGAAAACCGAGGCCGACTACCGCCTCTTCGTCGTGCACGCGCTTCCCAAGCTCAGGCAGCTGG ACGACCGTcctgtgagagagagcgagcggcAGGCATCCCGTCTGCATTTTGCGTCGGAGGAGGAGTCACTCAGCTCAGAGCGGAGCTTCCCCGCTGGCTTCATAGTCAGAAG ACCGTGCCACTCTAGGGCCCTGTGCGCTGACCCCTCGGCCAAGAAGTGCTTGGTCATGGATGCAGATGACGAGGCGGTCCTGAACCTCATTGCCGAGTGCGAGTGGGACTTGAGCAACCCTCCTGGGAGCACAAGTTCCAGCCAGAGGGAGCGAGAGGCCGACCTCCATAGTTCTCAAG AATCCAGGCATCTGTTGAGCCCTCGGTCAGCACAGCCTCAGTGTGGGGACTCCGTCAAGAAGGGCCATGAAAAGAGGAAGGGCAGCTCTCGAGGCTGTGGTCCAGAAAAGAGGCTTCAGAACCAGCTGCCCCTGCCGTGTGGACAGCACGTGCCCTTCACCGCACGCCCAG ATTCCGCAGACACTGAGGACTCGACCCCGTCTGAGAAGTCAAGTTTGTCAGCAGAGAAGGTGTTCAATCCATGGCCCGCTCCTGAACAGTACAGAAGGCGGAGAGCGCCTGGCCGGAGATCCCAGGCTCCTGCAGACCAGGCGGGTCTGAGACGCCTGGAGAGGCCGACCGTGTCGTGGAACCCCGAGGAGACTCTGAGCAGGCAGAGTGACTTGGAGGGCCGGAGCGAAAGGACCTTGTCTCGCTCAGAGGTGTCGGAGCCTGAGGACGGGGGGCCCTGCGGCAGGAGTGGCCCCGGAGAG GTGGCAGGCGGACGCTTGAGTGAGCACATGAAGGACCCTGGCTCCCGTCACCCGTGCCTGAGGACAAGTGTCCAGACGTGGCTTCCGATGGAGGT GGGGTTCCCAAACCGTACTCCGCTGTGCCGCCCGGGAAGAAGTCCGTGCTGGAGGCGGCCCTGCTGGAGGCGCTCGTCGACCTGGTGGACAGGCAGTGGAGCGGCTGCGAGTCCCTGCGTGGCAGTGAGGTGCTCCGGG GGTTCAGCCTTCAGTGTCCCAGTGGGAGCAGGAGCTTGTCAACAGGTCCTTCCTGTCCGCAGACCGTGGGCCCCGCCCGGAGCTGGGCTGTGGTGGCCCTTCAGCTTCTCCTGCAGCCAGGACTCCCTGAGGAGCCGGAGCCCGCAGCTCCTCATCCCGTAA